Below is a window of Plasmodium chabaudi chabaudi strain AS genome assembly, chromosome: 10 DNA.
TGTGAATGGGGAATAAAGCTAGCTAGTATGCATTCgaaaaaatagaatttATTGTTTACGTAACTCACTCATTTCAACATTCATTTTTCCATCTTTCTCttcatatacatatacaacAATAGAGCTTTTAGAAATTGccattaatataaaactcGGGATTGGATTAGAAACCCAAGGTTGAAATGCGCCAGTTGCTGAACCAggattaataaaatatttaccttcaaaattattaatagaaTTTTTGTGTGTGTGACCactaataattatatcacTATCATATTCTTTTTGCCATTGTAAGAGTGCATTTAAATCACCCCAAGGAATAATTTGATGACCATGAACTAAGGATATTTTAAAGTCtccaattttaatatttattttttccggAAAATCAAAATTACTATCCATATCTCCTTTAGTTATATGAACAGAGTcagcaatattttttagtaattctaaattttcattacaTCCTACATTTCCTGTACATAATACATGCTTTATTTTGTCAGTCTTCAAAAGTTCTTTAAAGCAATCAGGAAGTCCTAGATTTCTCATAGGGGAATGGAAATCTCCAATGACTAAAACAAACTCCCCTATATCTTCTAATTTATCGCTCATTTGTTATGtataaagtaaaaaaaatatatcaataggtccatataatatgtataataaaacaaatatatgtcACAACGATTTTATAAGCAATACTTATATAAaagtttaattttttattagatCAACTAATTATTTCCAGTCTCCAAGCTGCTATTGTTAcccaaataaatatgttcatATGTATGAcctagctatttttttttttttttttttttttaatttttttttttttcaaatagcttttattattcacgaataaaaaaaatatcggAGGAAGGAGTAAAAATACACACCTTGgtgttataatataataattattctaaatataaaataaattataatatcatttaattatatatctatacACCTAcagttttttttctttaaaaaaaaatactaattTTTGTACGCGtaagtaaaaaattagctatgcatatgcacatatgttatatttaaaaatttatatgaagaaaaaaaatagaaaaatattaaaggGATTAACTTGTATACATAAAGTcaaatatttaaacaatatattatgcatgTACAAGTATCCTTTAAACAAATAGTATTTAATAAGGaagtaaagaaaaaaaaagagcaAGTAggaaaaaatttgaaaaaataaagaatagCTAAACATTTTGATTtgtcatatatttattttattttttacaaattcaCAATTAACATGAACAAACTATATTTATGTGCCTACTATGACAAATAGGCATATTTGAGGCGCTTGAACATTCTCATTATTACATATGTGATAAGGGtgaatttttatagtttttaatttaactATAATGGGAGtggaaaatatgaatactTAACAGTGTAAATCAAGCAGTATCCCAAGCATTccatattatatgcattaatACATGACTCCTTTAAGCGTAGACTTTGTGATATTAGGATAGCGAAGTGATAGTGTGCTTTAGTAGATTGACATTAATTTGATTGTTGGGTGATAAGGTTAAATGCATTGTGTCGTTAGGCTCATATTCATTAGAAATTAGAAAAGCAGCAATCGGGtcttctatatatttatataatgccCTTCTAATTGATCTAGCTCCAAAATTGatatcataaatattattttcatcagagcaaatatatttaattatattatcatctattaatatattaagtttttttctttttttaattcgtttttttaaatcttcaatcatattttctaaaatttgtataatatcTCTCTTAAGAAATTGAcggaataatattttttcatctattctatttaaaaattcgggtaaaaattttttttttaactctTCTTCAATTTCTGGTTGAAGTTCATCATAccatttatttgttttaattttttcttcaaaaATGTCTAGATCtgtttgtattttattttcaccaTTATGTGTGTTAGTATTTGTTGTGTCTTGGGGTTCTActttttcgtttttctcTTTCTTAATATAATACTTAAAACCAAAGtttgcataatttttattgtatacCTTGAAATAATCTGTTATAATATCTGAACCAACATTTGTtgtcataaatataaaagtatttttaaaagaaactTTATTTCCTTTGGAATCTGTTAGTATGCCATTATCTAAAATTTGTAGTAGTACATGTAAAACATCACTATGTGCTTTTTCTATTTCATCAAAGAGTATAATTGAAAAaggttttttttttacagcTTCCGTTAATTCACCACCTTCTTTGTATCCTACATAACCTGGATAACTACCAAATAATTTACTAACCGAATGtttatctatatattcattcatatttattacaattatattatcatcattaaaTAGATATTGTGAAATAACCTGAGCACATAATGTTTTTCCGACACCTGACGATCCACATAATAGAAGTGTACCGATTGGTTTATTTGCATCtttaatatttgttatagctttaaataaatattttgataatatatctattactttttcttgtcctattataattttatttaatttttcttttaagttttgtattttttcttcttcttttttattttttttaataaatgaaatagatGATTTTTTACTTACAATATTTTCGATCACATCTGATGTCACATATTTCATATGAAGATCATCAACAAGGCAATTCGATTCGACTTGAGATGTTACATCTGCCGAATAATTTTCAACTTGATTAGATGCTGTATTTATAGTATCTGCTTTATTTGTGTCTACTTTTTCTTCTACCTTAACAGGATCAGTCTTAatgttattttcatttcttaatttttttgtgataTATCTTtcgtattttattttttgatacgACCCAGCCTCATCTAAAATGTCAATAGCTTTATCAGGAAAATTCAAGGTAGGTAAATAATCATCAGAAAGAAGTATAATTGATTTTAGAGCTTCAttagtataatatatattatgatattGCTCATAggaatttttaattttttttaataatttatatgtttcaTTACTATTAAGTggttttatattaacacaATTAAATCTTCTTCTTAATGCTTTATCAgtttcaatatattttgaatacTCTTGAAAAGTGGTTGTACCAATACATTGTAAATTATctgatgataaaaatggttTCAATATATTAGATGCATCTAATGATCCTTCTCCACTTCCTGCTCCAACAATTACATGTATTTCAtcgataaataaaatattttttttatctttactTATGTTTGCTAATatttgtttcattttttcttcaaacTCTCCTCGATATTTAGTTCCAGCTACAATATTTCCAAGATTcaattgaaatattttacaattttttaaatgatatggtactttattttttaatattaaatatgcaaGTTGTTCAACAATAGCTGTTTTACCAACTCCTGTTTCTCCAACTAATAATGGgttcgatttttttttccttcctaatatttctattattctttttatttcatctgTTCttccaaaaaaattgtCCATCCTTTTTTCATAAGCTCGTTGTACTAAATCAACTAAGCAATCTTTTGTAATTACAGAGggcataaatttattattttgtggaAAGTTATtatcttcattatttttgaaatactTTTcttgatttatatattcgttattcatattgtttataatattatttggtTGATCAGACATGTttctattttgtttatcgGGATAGTGATCCCCATTTGGATTTCCAATTTCATGTTCATTATTGTGTCTTTCATCATTtggaattatatttttattaattggTGAATGAATAAGTGTTGAGctcaaattattttcatcataattatttatttgcttTTTCAAATCACTTAAACTTATATTAAgttcatttaaatattttacaaaatcacattctttattttcttgaGCAATATTAATCAtagatattaatatatcagtaagatttacaaaaattttatttttttttcttgcTTCTAAAATAGCGTTTTGAAGAACTAATTTGCAATTCtctgaaaattttatttccttatTCGGTTTTGACACCTTTTGATTATTTCGTTTggcaatattattattaactaAAAATGTGTCATCGTTTTGGTTTGCTACATAATTAGCATctgcattattattataactgTTTGATATGTCTGTAACTTTTTCAGAGCCATAATGTTCGCTACTAGTAGAATCGGCATTAGTATTATCATCTCTGTTCGTAATATCATCGTTTGattgattatttaaattgtttagGATAATGTGATTATGCTCTTcatcttttatttgtttgtcattcatattatttattaacttGTTTTCTTGGTCACCATTTTGAGTATCCGATTTCTGTAAGTCTATTTGTTCGGACGGAGCAAGGTTTTTATCATATGATTCATGTTCTGGTTTTTTTAGATTATTTTTGTCAAATTCtgtattaaatttatttataaaatggtGTAATGATatgttaaaatatttaaagatGTGTTCTATGATATTTGAATCCGTTTTAAGTATTGCAACAAGTAGATGCTTAAGCAAGacttcattttcattattatttttggcTACTTCTCTAGCCATAATTAAAGCCTTAATAcaattttcatcatattcATCAAACAGAAATCTATttgatttatcatttttgttattgtagatttttatatatttatttctttttactttaaatgttttgtatttatttaagtTATAAGTATTATTTAAGAAGCTGACTTTTTTACTTATTCTGACATTTAATACAAATCCTaatatcataaatatagcaattaaaatgtgataatctttcattttccatttttttctcttaatTTGATATCATATAGTTATTCAtctgtttattttttcaaaagtAAGTTGCACATACGTGCTTGaaactttttttgtataatgaGCTGTATTCCTATGATTAcataagtttttttttgtttatattttttcaaatatttatagaacATGCGAAGAGATAAAGTTCTCTCGCCTTTTTCTCttatcgtttttttttttcagttactttttgttttttagtTATATATGAATCCCATTTTAGAGATTCATTGTGATTAATTTGGTTAggtaaatatgtatatgcatcTTTACATAAATTCTGCAACAATTTTAGTAacgaatattatttataaatgattatttattttttaattaaccaacaaaatgtatatatacatatataggaacataatatatgtgtttttataggtacaattttatatatatgcacatgcatatttttgcaaaatattttatatcccACGAATAAGCATTATTAAAAGGGAAATATAAGTAAAATGACGatgttgatttttttttttttttttaaattacaGAATTTGAATTAATGAAATAGGTTGACATAAAATGACAAAAATTTTAGAGAATAGATGGCCTTGAAATGgttttccaaaaaaaaaaaaaaaaataataattgaaTATTATACTTTAAAACGTTTAAGAAAGAGACAGAAAATGAGATAGCATTTCGAATCATCATTCGGTTAGTCTTTATAATAGCATTTAATAtgtttcttctttttctcTTCGTTTCTttaagtatataaaataaagagaATGCAAGCACGTCATTATTtagtaaattttttttgccaTTTCGTAAGAGctataaaatggaaataaatccaaatttaaatgtgtatttttatgaaattaaaaatggtaaGAGGTAATAATGGGATATAAGTCGGTATAGGGTCGCGTGTGCACTCTCACTtcgtttttctttttttgcttttctcttttttgcACTAGCTTCGGGGAAAGAAGTATATGTGACTATATGTaggatattttttataatatataatgtagaTGCTTGactttttttgatttaattaatttttaatatgattGTTAGATTAgcaattttgttttttcataatttggGAAGATAAAATTGAAGGAAAATATTGTAGACAAAGgggaaataaatatatggcaataaataaatgacaAACgcatgtgtatatatatgctagTCCTATTGACACTGCTCAAAGGACAAAGAAGCATGCTTTTTATACGTCgataatatttgtaaatttaaGTACTTGCTAGTTAGTACCACTTCCTTCCCTCTCCCTGCTTCTCTCATTTTTATCACGAtgtatttagaaaaaaaaaaggaagagGTATATTTGGCAAAAGCTTTATATGCCTATGGAATAAATTTGAATGTACGgaatccattttttttactagataataattctattttttatagtataGGCACAAATGGAGTAGTTCATAATATTGTAAACAAAAGtcaacattttatattgagTGATGAGAATTGTTATAGTATAATATGCTTAGGTATAAGTAATGATAAGAAATTATTAGCTTTAGGTGAAATGTCTGTTAATAAACcgtttatatgtatatttacagatagctataaatttataaaaaaattaatattaaatatatctgATAATGAAagtaaaattatgaatatatgtttttcatcaaaaaataaatatttatattgtgTAACTAATGGATTTACAaaaagtttatttttatgttatgaTTGGTTTTCGggaaaattaatttttagtaaaatatttcctttttacgagtttaatgaaaattgtgaaatttttttgaataataaaaattcgtCTTACATAGGATTAATATCAacatttgtaaaaaatgatttgaATAATGAGACAAGTGAGAATAAGTTATTCAATGATGGGAAGGAATTACCAGATGTGGGAATAGACAGATGCATGGGTTCTGGGGAAGTTATACATAGTGATAGTAgatgtaataataacataaataaagcTAATCATCAATTagaaaaacatatatttctatatcATTATACAAATGAGAATCTAacagaaataaaaataaaaaataaaaaactcGAAAAGGTTAGTAAtacctatatatattgttgttGGATAAATGATGGTATTTtactattaataaataaagataatcatttaattttttataatataaaaaaaaaattattaaaaatatataaggaTCATATAggaaataatgaaatattaaaagtaGCATGCTTATCAAAtggttttattttatatgataataattatatatatatttatgaagaATCAAATGTTAAAATTGATAATGATGGATTAAGTTATCagttaaaatattacatccattttaattataacaatttatttaatgaatattCTTTGATTTCATCTTGTGAgagatttatttattttattggcCAAGATGGgcatatcaaaaaattagaCATAAAAAGAGAGAAGATGTGTCCTTCAAATTTTGACGGAAAAGGGAGCCACCACTTAGGAAGCACTTCAAAAGgtgcaataaaaaatgtcgAGACGAACAAAATTACGATGGAGAGTGCCGAAAATAGTGGCACTGTTGGAAGTGGAAAAGAGGAGGTAGTAGATTCTGAACTGATAAAGGAAAAGgaagatgaagaaaattCTGGGGATCTAGTagaatataatacaaaagaTGAAGGGAAGAATATCGAAACAGTattgaataatataagcttagctaaaataaatgattttgATATATGTATGAAATGCccattaataattttatgttataatgataatacaataaaaataataaattataaaaaaaagaaattagtTATTTCaaattcatttaataatgaaCCATTGAAATTGTCTATTCATTGTTCTGGACATCTATTGTTAGTTTCTTTTACGGATAGATTAAGATTgtttcatatattatataataaattaaaagtaaaaaaggAATGGTTTTTAAAGAATTGCTCCTGTTGTAGATTTTCGAATGGTGGGAACTTAATGGCTGTTTCAAAAATATCGacgatatatatttataaaacttatacatatgatatattatatgttttaaaatctcatgttaattatattacaGATATAATTTGGAGTTACAACGattttacaatattttcaattggAAGAGAtggatatttatttgaatattctttatataataatggaaataaaaatatagaaataatgCATAAAGATAAACAATTTCTTAGTATAGATTTAGAAACTATAGATGCATCAGAAAATGTAACTGATTTAAGCAATCGAGTAGACAATTATAATGAtggtgaaaaaataaaatatgatagtgaatataaaaataataataatttaaagtCAAGTAATGTTCGAtctatttatttatcttGTAATGATAAGACTATTAAACAATTATGTGATTCAAAAATAGAATGTGTTTTAGAATCTGAATttgaaattaataaaatattattatataaaaatatttttttaatttgttccTATTATAATGGATTTTTTTCACGAATAcgattttatgttttaccATTATGTGGTATTTATTTAGAAATCCCATGTCATATTTCAAATTgtgtaaatttaaaattagattataataaagaacTATTATTTAGCTGTTCAAAGAATGGAGAAGTATATATCTTTTCAATTGAGCAGAtagaaaaatgtatattgtTCCCACGAAATTTAGCTTCAATCAGTAATACACCATCTGAAAAAGTTAAACATACAAATGGGCACGACATCAAAAGATGTGACGAAAAAAAGGTAGACGAAAAAAGGGTAGacgaacaaaatgaaaaggatGCAAACCTTAGTAAGACTGAAAAAGGTATAGGAGTTAATAATAAGTTAGAAGGGAAGTCAGAAAAGATGAGTATATCTGATTTAGCAAAAGATAAagattataattataatcatactaaaattattattatagaagataatgataaaaacttaaataataatggggaagacaaaaatgaagaatctcaagatataaatagtgATGATACGTTAGATAGGAGTAGAGAGATAAACTACAGTTTTGCAATATATGActtgaataataaaagtaaatatatattagatGATGTTGAAAAAGAAAGTAATGATATTTTGATAGACTTTTGTTATgtagaaaagaaaaataatgaattattagatctagaaaaaaaaataaaaaatttaaaaaatcaaatggaacttgaaatgaaaaataaagaatcgatttataaaaatatgataaagaaattaaaaaaagaaaaagatttagaattaaaaaatctaatgaaaataaataaaaatataattaaagaaaaagagaaaatggaaaataagTGTAAAGAATCATTATTCGAATTAGAGGagaaacatatatattttgtaaaccAACTAAATTcccaattttatttaactaataaaatatgtgaagaaaaatttttaaaaattgaagaagaatttgatttatataaaaaaaatacaactttagaatttttagaattaaaaaaagaacatgaaataaaaatgaatttactaatgcaagaaaaaaatgatgagatacaaaaaaaagacgaATGTCTACAAAAAAGcgaagaaaaatatgaacaaatgaaaaaggaaaaagatCAATATATCAAAGAAATCGAAGATGATGTAGATGAAgaaattcttttattaactaaaaaatatgaagaagAAATT
It encodes the following:
- a CDS encoding vacuolar protein sorting-associated protein 29, putative: MSDKLEDIGEFVLVIGDFHSPMRNLGLPDCFKELLKTDKIKHVLCTGNVGCNENLELLKNIADSVHITKGDMDSNFDFPEKINIKIGDFKISLVHGHQIIPWGDLNALLQWQKEYDSDIIISGHTHKNSINNFEGKYFINPGSATGAFQPWVSNPIPSFILMAISKSSIVVYVYEEKDGKMNVEMSELRKQ
- a CDS encoding ATP-dependent Clp protease regulatory subunit ClpC, putative encodes the protein MKDYHILIAIFMILGFVLNVRISKKVSFLNNTYNLNKYKTFKVKRNKYIKIYNNKNDKSNRFLFDEYDENCIKALIMAREVAKNNNENEVLLKHLLVAILKTDSNIIEHIFKYFNISLHHFINKFNTEFDKNNLKKPEHESYDKNLAPSEQIDLQKSDTQNGDQENKLINNMNDKQIKDEEHNHIILNNLNNQSNDDITNRDDNTNADSTSSEHYGSEKVTDISNSYNNNADANYVANQNDDTFLVNNNIAKRNNQKVSKPNKEIKFSENCKLVLQNAILEARKKNKIFVNLTDILISMINIAQENKECDFVKYLNELNISLSDLKKQINNYDENNLSSTLIHSPINKNIIPNDERHNNEHEIGNPNGDHYPDKQNRNMSDQPNNIINNMNNEYINQEKYFKNNEDNNFPQNNKFMPSVITKDCLVDLVQRAYEKRMDNFFGRTDEIKRIIEILGRKKKSNPLLVGETGVGKTAIVEQLAYLILKNKVPYHLKNCKIFQLNLGNIVAGTKYRGEFEEKMKQILANISKDKKNILFIDEIHVIVGAGSGEGSLDASNILKPFLSSDNLQCIGTTTFQEYSKYIETDKALRRRFNCVNIKPLNSNETYKLLKKIKNSYEQYHNIYYTNEALKSIILLSDDYLPTLNFPDKAIDILDEAGSYQKIKYERYITKKLRNENNIKTDPVKVEEKVDTNKADTINTASNQVENYSADVTSQVESNCLVDDLHMKYVTSDVIENIVSKKSSISFIKKNKKEEEKIQNLKEKLNKIIIGQEKVIDILSKYLFKAITNIKDANKPIGTLLLCGSSGVGKTLCAQVISQYLFNDDNIIVINMNEYIDKHSVSKLFGSYPGYVGYKEGGELTEAVKKKPFSIILFDEIEKAHSDVLHVLLQILDNGILTDSKGNKVSFKNTFIFMTTNVGSDIITDYFKVYNKNYANFGFKYYIKKEKNEKVEPQDTTNTNTHNGENKIQTDLDIFEEKIKTNKWYDELQPEIEEELKKKFLPEFLNRIDEKILFRQFLKRDIIQILENMIEDLKKRIKKRKKLNILIDDNIIKYICSDENNIYDINFGARSIRRALYKYIEDPIAAFLISNEYEPNDTMHLTLSPNNQINVNLLKHTITSLS
- a CDS encoding WD repeat-containing protein 65, putative, with the protein product MYLEKKKEEVYLAKALYAYGINLNVRNPFFLLDNNSIFYSIGTNGVVHNIVNKSQHFILSDENCYSIICLGISNDKKLLALGEMSVNKPFICIFTDSYKFIKKLILNISDNESKIMNICFSSKNKYLYCVTNGFTKSLFLCYDWFSGKLIFSKIFPFYEFNENCEIFLNNKNSSYIGLISTFVKNDLNNETSENKLFNDGKELPDVGIDRCMGSGEVIHSDSRCNNNINKANHQLEKHIFLYHYTNENLTEIKIKNKKLEKVSNTYIYCCWINDGILLLINKDNHLIFYNIKKKLLKIYKDHIGNNEILKVACLSNGFILYDNNYIYIYEESNVKIDNDGLSYQLKYYIHFNYNNLFNEYSLISSCERFIYFIGQDGHIKKLDIKREKMCPSNFDGKGSHHLGSTSKGAIKNVETNKITMESAENSGTVGSGKEEVVDSELIKEKEDEENSGDLVEYNTKDEGKNIETVLNNISLAKINDFDICMKCPLIILCYNDNTIKIINYKKKKLVISNSFNNEPLKLSIHCSGHLLLVSFTDRLRLFHILYNKLKVKKEWFLKNCSCCRFSNGGNLMAVSKISTIYIYKTYTYDILYVLKSHVNYITDIIWSYNDFTIFSIGRDGYLFEYSLYNNGNKNIEIMHKDKQFLSIDLETIDASENVTDLSNRVDNYNDGEKIKYDSEYKNNNNLKSSNVRSIYLSCNDKTIKQLCDSKIECVLESEFEINKILLYKNIFLICSYYNGFFSRIRFYVLPLCGIYLEIPCHISNCVNLKLDYNKELLFSCSKNGEVYIFSIEQIEKCILFPRNLASISNTPSEKVKHTNGHDIKRCDEKKVDEKRVDEQNEKDANLSKTEKGIGVNNKLEGKSEKMSISDLAKDKDYNYNHTKIIIIEDNDKNLNNNGEDKNEESQDINSDDTLDRSREINYSFAIYDLNNKSKYILDDVEKESNDILIDFCYVEKKNNELLDLEKKIKNLKNQMELEMKNKESIYKNMIKKLKKEKDLELKNLMKINKNIIKEKEKMENKCKESLFELEEKHIYFVNQLNSQFYLTNKICEEKFLKIEEEFDLYKKNTTLEFLELKKEHEIKMNLLMQEKNDEIQKKDECLQKSEEKYEQMKKEKDQYIKEIEDDVDEEILLLTKKYEEEIDNLKKDKFDLLGKFKLHEYIEGELNEGINIEKDNFLKKCIMIKRLEENIESLKLDIKNLNDNIKSKDTEIDGKNKEIDNLKKKNKEFEKLKIVLSQKIKDLESTLSPKDSEIKVMRDKIDEMSKCFENNHKKTINLQIEINEHKMKIKALHDDVLNYNKRIGNYEKILKNLQDHIKECYLHLHDKKIFNSSFLNLYNKFHKINDVQNYDTKNVFSEYIRQKEYLENMIQVLKDKLEKETEAYRIEKIKMMNENSLLLKEINDLKMDLNFLKSEFHDAKLKNRKNRF